ACGTATTggatggagcactggatgttatacgcaaaccATGAATTATggaaactacatcaaaaacaaagtgTATCCAGTACGGTGActcacataataataataataataataataataataataaaataatacctcacagagaggcacctgggtggctcattcggtgaaccatatgccttcagcttgggtcatgatcccagggtcctggaatcaatcCCCTGATTGGGGTCCATGCTCGACTGGGAGCTTCCttttgcctctgctgctccccctgcttgtgctcgtgtgctaagtaaataaaatctaaaaaactaaTACCTCATAGGGAACCACTGACTATCTCTGTGAAGTTTAATAGGCAAGAACTGAAGAGATGAATACAACACAGCTGTTTGGACCGGCGGTGGTTAGCGAGGTCAGTCCCTGGATATTGCAGGAGCACGAGAAACACAGGAGGACGCCCTATGGTGTCCACAGAGGTGTTctgcctgtgcgtgtgtgtgtgaaactaAGGCTGTTTGGTAAGAGCTAACAGCTCTTCAAGAGAGAGCTTTCTCGGACAAATACCGTATTTTACATCACGTACCAGAAGTTAAATGTCAGCACGGCTTCTGAAAACGAACGTGGGCAAGGACAGGAGGTGGCTTCCCAGTGAAAACGCCAAGCAAGGCTGGTGAGAACGTGGAAGATTATTTTTCTGAgagctttttgggtttttgtttgttgaagGAGGCACCACACCCAGcggggagccccacacggggcttgaactcacgagcctgagatcaagatctgagctgagatgaGCAGTCAGAGACTCGGACGACCGGgccacccagcaccccttctTTGCAGTCTTCACGGGGCTCTATCGTGGCTCGTGAATGAAGGCCAGAGCCTCGGGAGCAGCTGTTAATTACCCAAGTCCGTACAGCCTCGTGTCCCTGTCACTGCCCGTGCTTCCGTGTCCCCCTTTCATGACACAGGGCCACACTGGAGCGcacgggaggggaggggggcctggAAGGAACAGTCACCACTGCGTCCCAAGCGTCCACACAGATCCCTAGTGTGCACGCCAGGAGAGCCAACCCCACCACTCCAGTCCACCCGCCACTTGTCGGGCCGTGTCTGCTGTGAGAACCCTTGCAACGAGAGCACACCCTCCAAACCCAGCGTCCCTGTGCCCGAGCGCGGGCCGCGTCCAGGAAGCTACCTGCCACTCGTCCCCGTGGGACTCGGAGCACGTGCAGAGCAGAAGCAAACACGAAATATCAGCCCTACAACTTTAGCTGAGAGTCCTGACGTTCTCTGTCCCGGGCCCAGAAGCCCCGTGTCTCTTCCAGCATCCATTCAATACACGAGGTGCAAAGTAGGTACAATCCAGACCTTTCGCAGCTCTGGGCAGAAAGACACGGCCCAGGCAGGAATGTCCAGCTGGTTAGGGGTCCCTGTTAGCGCAGCCCCGCGACTCTGTGACGCACCCACGGGGCGCAGCTCCTGCAGGAGCTCCCGAGGCAGCGGAAGCCGCTAGACACAGCTCTGGCTGGGGGCTGCCACCGCGTCCCGAACCAACGACAAGAGTCGTCCAtgtccttctgtctctcctccccttcAGCCATCGAGAATGTCTGGGATGGTATCCTTCGTGTccacatctcacacacacactcgttCACCATCATCGTTCACATTCTCACACACTCCTTCACACTCACTCACATTCAACTCACAAAAAATTCACCTCAAACACATTTGTTCACACTGACACGCACACTGAGAATAGGCTCTCGCTTCACTTCCTCagagaaatactattttaagATATGAGTTCTACGTGTGTGCGTGGGCgtgtctatgtgtgtgcatgtatgagtgtgtgtgtgtgtgtgtgtgtgtgtaatacatcCCCCGTTGAATGGCTAAGAAGTAACTCACCGTTTACAGCCCAGAGCACACCCTCCAGAGCATCAGTTTATTTCCTCCCTCCTCGGCCACGCACCTTAGACGTCAGCCTTTCTCCGCAGGAGCCTCCTGAGGGCGCCTTTCACGTCCTTGTTCCGCAGGCTGTAGATGAGGGGGTTCATCATGGGGGTGAGGACGCCGTACGATATGGAGATGATCTTGTCTCGGTCGCGGATGATCTTGTCCTGAGGCATCACGTACATGGCAATGGCTGAGCCATAGAACAGCACCACCACCGTGAGGTGAGACCCACATGTGGAAAAGACCTTGCCGTGGCCCTCCGTGGACCGCATCCGCAGCACGGCCACCAGGATCCTTCCATAGGAGGCCACAATGAAGGCAAAGAGAGCCAGCAGGGTCAGAGCACTGGTGCCCACCATGAGTGACTCATAGAACTGCGGGTCAGAGCAGGCCAGCTTGAGCAGGGCCAGGAACTCGCACGAGAAGTGATTGATGAACTGGCGGCCACAGAACTCCAAGGGCATGGTCATCACGGGGACCACAGTCAGCAGGAATGCCGCCGTCCGCGAGGTCCCGGCCAACAGGCTGCACAGCCGGGACCCCATGCGCACAGGGTAGCGCAGGGGGTCCACGATGGCCACACAGCGATCGTAGGCCATGGCAGCCAGCAGGAGACACTCCACGACACCCAGACAGAGTCCCACGACCATCTGGGCCAAGCACTGTCCTAGTGAGATGACAGGAACGCTCACCAAGCAGTTGACGAGCACCTGGGGCACGCTGTGGTGTAGCCCACGTCCAGGAAGGACAGGTtgctgaggaagaagtacatgggcgtGTGGAGCCGGCGATCGGAGCAGATCAGGAGCAGGATGAGGCCGTTCCCCAAAAGGGTGATGGTGTAGGACAggaggagcaggcagaagaaggCGGTCTGAGCCCGTGGGTACTGGGAGAGCCCGAGCAGGACGAAGGAGACCTCTGTGCTGTTCTGGCCGTCCACGCCCCTGCCAAAACTCCAGCTGGGTGGGAAATGGGGGATCATCTTGGGAGGTCGTTTGGAAACTGGTGGCTTTCTATAAATAAGGTTGGACTCTTTCAAGCCATTCATGTGTTCCTGGGCACTGCGGTGACCCCTTCACCCCTGCATTGCTCTGGTCCCTGCTGAAGAATGTCTGCTTAATACATTCCACCATGCACAGGCACTCACAGACCCATCCAATTATATAGCCATTGATCTGCGGACTGGTGGATCGTGGAAGGGATTGGGTCGTTCCTTCACTGATTCTTTTACCTATTGGTTCGTgggtgcattcattcattcattcatttataactGAGTCACTGACTCATGAAACCACTTATGGATGGATTCACTCATTGtttctttaatgcatttattcattcatccaacaagcACCTCTGAGCAGCTTCTAACTCGtccagactcgatcccaggcaaTGAAATTACAGTGGGGAacgaaaacaacacaaaaaacaaagcctGAGCTGAAGAACTTGatggacaaaagaaaaatttgaaaagtccCACTAGTGTGGTAAGCACTAAGACCTTGCTGTGTTCCCACCGTGCTCCCTTCCCTGAAAACCTGTATCTGCATGTGTCCCTTCCCAAGGTCTGCcacttctaggagtttatcctGCCTATAGATGACATGTGCAAACTGAGGTCCATAGGATTagtttcaaagatatttttaattttttaaaaaaattattcatttatttaagtcatctctacacccaccacgagatcaagagtctcatgcttttccaactgaacCAGGCAGACGCCCCTCAGATTCAcgtttaaaaacataaatactggggtgcctgggtggtgcagttgttaagcgtctgctttcggctcagggcgtgatcccggcgttatgggatcgagccccacatcaggctcctctgctatgagcctgcttcttcctctcccactccccctgcttgtgttccctctctcgctggctgtctctatctctgtcgaataaataaataaaNctttaaaaaaaaatgcttcctaaggtaggagaaggaagggaataaggaagggggttaaacagaaggggaatgaaccatgagagactatggactctgcgaaacaaactgagggtttcagaggggagggggctggggggacgGGCTAGCCcagtgacaggtattaaggaggacacatactgcatggagcactgggtgttatatgcaaagaatgaatcatggaacactacatcaaaaactaaggatgtactgtctggtgactaacataacataataaaaatgaaaaaaaaactgatttctaaGGAAATGATGGGAGGGCGTTGGAAGGAAAAGGGACCTGATTAGCAtggccaggagggagagggaagagcatgccaggcagagggaacaggatgGCTGGCTGGAAGATtaatggatggacggacggagaGACGGACGGACGAAGCTGTATCAGGTTAAGCATCCTCTTCCCACGCTCCTCCCATACCAGCCACACACCTGGCTCCAGAGGAGTCTAACCCGGGAACTCCACCCCTTCCTTCCATGAAGAGGCCACACCAGCAGGAATCAGGCTGCTCTCACACTCTGGGGGAACAAGGTCATTCCAAGGAGCCCGTGTACAACATCTTGGTCCCTGGCACCTTCCCAAGCAGCATCCCTGAGAATAAGAACATCTCATCTCCCTCTGTCTGTATCTTTCTCTTCAGTCTCCCACAGAGTTTCCGGAAAGCCCGGAGGGGATGGGTGGAGCGGAGGCAGGGGGAGAGCTGAAGCAGAGAGAAGTGATTTAAGTCATCAGCTCTACCCCCAACAACACCCCCGCGGTCTCTGGAGGCTCCTGGGCACCGCCTGGGGATGCTTGTTAGCAGAGCTTGGCCTGGGACACGGGAAAAACAACCTTCACGGATCTCTCAGAGGCATCAGAGGAAAAGTTTGGTGTGAGGGGATCGCTCCCCCCTCCAGAAACTGGGCTGCTTACTGTGGACCGACACTCGGGCTGTGGGTGTGTGGGGGCCATCCCAGCCTCACCGAGGGTTGGCCTGGGCTTTCCTGAGAGTCACGTTCCCCGGGTGTGAAGTGGACAGAGGAACCCCAGCTGTCGTGGCCCAAGAAAGGGCTCACGGATGGGAAGGGAGTAGCCCCAGTGACTGGACCGGCGTGGCGCCCGCAGCGGGACCCGGGTGCTCTCCTGTGGGACACCTGCAATTTCACAGCCTGTGCACCTCAGACAAGGCCGTTCTGTGACCGCCAGGCAGTGAGGCAGTAACAGGACCCGCCGGTAATCATGCAGGGACACGGACAAAAGTGAGCATTGGCCAAAGACAAGGCCTCTCCAACCTGCAGGGCATCCAGCCCATCCCAGCGCTCCCAAGCCTGTCCCGCTTTTAGGACCAGAAGCCCTGGGTCCCAGAAACCTGTCCCAGAAACCTGTCAGTGAGGCTGCTCAGGCCTGCTTGTGACCTGGAGACATGTGACCTGAGACAGCACCTTGTTATCCTTTGGCCTTCAGTCAGTCCAAAGACAATGAGGGGACTGGAGTCTGTCACTGGTGTTCAAAACCCCTTCGTACAGAAAGTAGGGTTTTTTGGTGGGTGTGTTGGTCCCAAAGAAACAAGGCAAAGCTTTCTCGAAAACGATTGCATGATCTCcagatgcctggggggctcattggttaagcgtctgccttcagctcaggtcatgatcccagggtcctggaatcgagtcctacATCCGGGTCCTTGCTCGCccgggagtcagcttctccctctccctctgctgctccccctgcttgtgctcactcactctctgtcgtgcgctctctctaacaaatacataaataatctttaaaggaaaaaaatgttgcatGATCTCACTTGCATGTGGGTCTGAAACAGTCCAATACTTTGAAGCAGAGAGTAGAGCGCTGGCCGCAGGGGTGGCCAATGGAGAGAGGCGTCCAGACGGTTGCACTCCTACAGGGTAAATAAGTCTGGAGATCTACTGAACAGCCGGACTACACTGAATAACACTGGATCGAATCCCGGAAAACCTGCAGAGACAGCTTTCAGGAGCTCCCGCCACACACACAGCACGGCAACCGTGTAGCTGGACTGTCCGAGCCGTTTCAGTCCGGAAACGCACATCACTCATCCTCATTGCACCTTAAATATATGCATTCTTACTAACAATTAAGCGAAAAAGAAGCATGAAAGAGCAACTGCACAGGTGGGAGCGTGTTATAAATTTGAGTCATCAATACTTTTAGGTTTTCTGT
This DNA window, taken from Ailuropoda melanoleuca isolate Jingjing unplaced genomic scaffold, ASM200744v2 unplaced-scaffold1889, whole genome shotgun sequence, encodes the following:
- the LOC100471649 gene encoding olfactory receptor 13H1; this translates as MIPHFPPSWSFGRGVDGQNSTEVSFVLLGLSQYPRAQTAFFCLLLLSYTITLLGNGLILLLICSDRRLHTPMYFFLSNLSFLDMVVGLCLGVVECLLLAAMAYDRCVAIVDPLRYPVRMGSRLCSLLAGTSRTAAFLLTVVPVMTMPLEFCGRQFINHFSCEFLALLKLACSDPQFYESLMVGTSALTLLALFAFIVASYGRILVAVLRMRSTEGHGKVFSTCGSHLTVVVLFYGSAIAMYVMPQDKIIRDRDKIISISYGVLTPMMNPLIYSLRNKDVKGALRRLLRRKADV